In the genome of Candidatus Nitrosotenuis sp. DW1, one region contains:
- a CDS encoding response regulator, whose amino-acid sequence MITAAIIDNDDDTIQVFAEYLELLGVKVVSIGHSAEQAVEIYKKYRPDVLFLDLMMPEYDGISSLNEIRAMAPQATVIITTTYLTAEDEKKLDKLKPNEIIFKPFDMKKLKAIFDKMIKTDHRTVSPVDNAKKALVSFTITQALLQMSPSAASEVGSRLYAKYRCYFSDCLEHPEYLKDVLQEIFGNGSAAIIKTIKEKLAAYEDQQPISNFLVVLER is encoded by the coding sequence TTGATAACCGCAGCCATTATTGACAATGATGATGATACCATACAGGTTTTTGCAGAGTACTTGGAATTGCTTGGTGTCAAAGTTGTTTCGATAGGACACAGTGCAGAACAAGCCGTTGAGATCTACAAAAAGTACCGGCCGGACGTTTTATTTCTGGACTTGATGATGCCTGAATATGACGGAATTTCCAGTCTGAATGAAATTCGAGCAATGGCCCCGCAGGCTACTGTGATTATCACTACGACATATCTGACTGCAGAAGATGAAAAAAAGCTGGATAAACTAAAGCCAAATGAGATCATCTTCAAGCCTTTTGATATGAAAAAACTAAAAGCAATTTTTGATAAAATGATAAAAACAGATCACCGTACCGTTAGCCCCGTTGATAATGCAAAAAAGGCACTCGTGAGTTTCACAATAACGCAAGCCCTGCTCCAAATGAGCCCGTCTGCCGCAAGTGAGGTTGGAAGCCGCCTATATGCAAAGTATCGTTGCTATTTTTCCGACTGCCTTGAACATCCTGAATACCTTAAAGATGTTCTTCAGGAGATATTTGGAAATGGCTCTGCCGCAATAATAAAAACAATCAAAGAAAAACTTGCCGCATATGAAGATCAGCAGCCAATATCTAACTTCCTAGTTGTCTTGGAACGATAA
- a CDS encoding magnesium transporter → MSSKAKKNNSREDLVDAKMTKKFLAFLPSQTVGEIEDVLDVKAKEFETIGYVYAVDEKGVLVGVSSLKQVLQAAPATRLEEIMNKDVVSIKQHSHQERVVYVALKHGLMAIPVVDNEKHLIGVIPHNAVLSIFHHEAREDFLRFGGIHHKIKEEIESLKTPATRLVKARLPSLFIGLLGGLIAAAIISNFESFLNEYLILASFIPVIVYLSDAIGTQSQTLVVRMLALEPHFSLRRYMLREITIGSFLGFIFAVSLFTAAFLGWGTFNLGIVIGASIFLSMISQAFFSTAISVLFEKFGIDPATSAGPIATIISDIMTISMYFGIAVSLLHFLTN, encoded by the coding sequence GTGTCATCTAAGGCAAAGAAAAACAATTCTCGTGAAGATCTGGTGGATGCAAAGATGACAAAAAAATTCCTAGCATTTCTACCATCTCAAACAGTTGGAGAAATTGAAGACGTCTTGGATGTAAAAGCAAAAGAGTTTGAGACCATAGGATACGTCTATGCTGTAGATGAAAAAGGCGTACTAGTTGGCGTATCTTCACTAAAACAGGTTCTTCAAGCCGCACCTGCAACGAGACTGGAAGAAATAATGAACAAGGATGTTGTTTCTATTAAACAACACTCGCATCAAGAGCGGGTTGTCTATGTGGCATTAAAACATGGCCTGATGGCAATACCTGTTGTAGATAATGAAAAACACCTCATAGGCGTAATTCCGCACAATGCAGTACTTTCAATATTTCATCATGAGGCAAGAGAGGACTTTCTAAGATTTGGAGGAATACATCATAAAATTAAAGAGGAGATTGAATCGCTTAAAACGCCTGCAACACGATTGGTGAAGGCACGCCTCCCATCTTTGTTTATTGGGCTTCTTGGCGGGTTGATAGCTGCTGCAATTATTAGCAACTTTGAATCGTTTCTCAACGAATACCTCATACTTGCCTCGTTTATCCCTGTGATTGTATATCTTAGCGACGCCATAGGGACACAGTCTCAAACACTCGTAGTCAGAATGCTGGCGTTGGAGCCACATTTCTCCTTAAGGCGCTACATGCTTCGGGAAATAACCATTGGCTCGTTTTTGGGATTTATTTTTGCAGTATCGCTTTTTACAGCCGCGTTCCTTGGATGGGGGACATTTAACCTTGGAATTGTGATTGGCGCCTCAATTTTCCTAAGCATGATATCCCAGGCGTTTTTTTCTACAGCAATTTCAGTTCTTTTTGAGAAGTTTGGAATAGATCCTGCAACCTCTGCAGGCCCGATTGCAACTATTATTAGCGATATTATGACAATCTCGATGTATTTTGGCATTGCCGTATCACTGTTGCATTTTTTGACTAACTGA